A part of Halobaculum sp. MBLA0143 genomic DNA contains:
- a CDS encoding NADP-dependent malic enzyme, which produces MGLEDDAREYHREEPPGKLEISTTKPTNTQRDLSLAYSPGVAAPCRDIDTDSERAYEYTAKGNLVGVVSNGSAVLGLGDIGAQASKPVMEGKGVLFKRFADIDVFDVELDETDVDDFVRSVSAMEPTFGGINLEDIKAPECFEIEQRLREEMDVPVFHDDQHGTAIISGAALINAADIADKEIEDLEIVFSGAGASAIATARFYLSLGARRENITMCDSSGIITDARAADGDVNEFKREFARDVPEGGLADAMAGADVFVGLSVGGIVDEEMVRSMADDPIIFAMANPDPEIGYETAKAARDDTVVMATGRSDYPNQVNNVLGFPFIFRGALDARATDINEEMKRAAAEALAELTRKDVPDEVVKAYGDQPLQFGPDYVIPKPLDPRVLFEIAPAVAEAAMDSGCARREIDPEAYAERLEARLGKSREMMRVVLNKAKSDPKCVALAEGTDEKMIRAAYQLSEQEIADPVLLGDADTIRSETARLGLDYDPQIVDPGADEAAEQYADRLFEMRRRDGITRTEAGELVRRDTNYFGSVMVEQDDADALLTGLTHNYPSALRPPLQVIGATEDTDHVAGVYMLTFSNRVVFCADATVNRDPDADTLAEITRHTADLARRFNVEPRAAMLSYSNFGSVDDGSPQTSREAVERLHADDGVDFPVDGEMQADTAVVQDILRDTYEFSELNEPANVLIFPNLESGNIGYKLLQRLGGAEAIGPMLVGMDEPVHVLQRGDEVKDIVNLAGVAVVDAQ; this is translated from the coding sequence ATGGGACTCGAAGACGACGCCCGGGAGTACCACCGCGAGGAGCCACCCGGGAAACTGGAGATCTCGACGACGAAGCCGACGAACACACAACGAGACCTCTCGCTTGCGTACTCGCCGGGCGTCGCCGCTCCGTGTCGTGACATCGACACGGACTCGGAGCGCGCCTACGAGTACACCGCGAAGGGGAACTTGGTCGGTGTCGTCTCTAACGGCTCTGCGGTTCTCGGGCTCGGCGACATCGGCGCCCAGGCGTCGAAGCCGGTGATGGAGGGGAAAGGCGTCCTGTTCAAGCGGTTCGCCGACATCGACGTGTTCGACGTGGAGCTCGACGAGACGGACGTGGACGACTTCGTCCGGTCCGTCTCCGCGATGGAGCCGACGTTCGGCGGCATCAACTTGGAGGACATCAAGGCGCCGGAGTGTTTCGAGATCGAACAACGGCTCCGCGAGGAGATGGACGTGCCCGTGTTCCACGACGACCAACACGGCACGGCGATCATCTCCGGGGCAGCGCTGATCAACGCCGCCGACATCGCCGACAAGGAGATCGAAGACCTGGAGATCGTCTTCTCGGGCGCCGGCGCCTCCGCCATCGCCACCGCGCGCTTCTACCTCTCGCTGGGCGCTCGCCGGGAGAACATCACGATGTGTGACTCCTCCGGGATCATCACGGACGCCCGCGCGGCCGACGGCGACGTGAACGAGTTCAAACGCGAGTTCGCCCGCGACGTGCCCGAAGGCGGGCTCGCGGACGCGATGGCCGGCGCCGACGTGTTCGTCGGGCTGTCCGTCGGCGGCATCGTCGACGAGGAGATGGTCCGGTCGATGGCCGACGACCCGATCATCTTCGCCATGGCGAACCCGGACCCGGAGATCGGCTACGAGACCGCCAAGGCCGCCCGCGACGACACCGTCGTCATGGCGACCGGACGGTCGGACTACCCCAACCAGGTGAACAACGTCTTGGGGTTCCCGTTCATCTTCCGCGGGGCGCTCGACGCGCGGGCGACGGACATCAACGAGGAGATGAAACGCGCCGCCGCCGAGGCGCTGGCGGAGCTCACCCGCAAGGACGTGCCCGACGAAGTGGTGAAGGCGTACGGCGACCAGCCGCTCCAGTTCGGGCCGGACTACGTCATCCCGAAGCCGTTGGACCCGCGGGTCCTGTTCGAGATCGCCCCCGCAGTCGCGGAGGCCGCGATGGACTCCGGGTGTGCCCGCCGCGAGATCGACCCCGAGGCGTACGCCGAGCGGCTGGAGGCCCGGCTGGGCAAGAGCCGCGAGATGATGCGGGTCGTCCTCAACAAGGCCAAGTCCGATCCCAAGTGCGTCGCGCTCGCCGAGGGTACCGACGAGAAGATGATCCGCGCCGCCTACCAGCTGTCCGAACAGGAGATCGCCGACCCCGTCCTCCTGGGTGACGCCGACACGATCCGCTCGGAGACGGCTCGGCTCGGCTTGGACTACGACCCCCAGATCGTCGACCCCGGCGCCGACGAGGCCGCCGAACAGTACGCAGACCGGTTGTTCGAGATGCGTCGCCGCGACGGGATCACCCGGACGGAGGCCGGCGAACTCGTCCGGCGTGACACCAACTACTTCGGCTCCGTCATGGTGGAACAGGACGACGCCGACGCGCTCCTCACCGGGCTCACCCACAACTACCCGTCCGCGCTCCGGCCGCCGCTCCAAGTGATCGGCGCCACGGAGGACACCGACCACGTCGCCGGCGTCTACATGCTCACCTTCAGCAACCGTGTCGTGTTCTGTGCAGACGCCACGGTCAACCGCGACCCGGACGCCGACACGCTCGCGGAGATCACCCGCCACACCGCCGACCTGGCGCGGCGGTTCAACGTCGAGCCCCGGGCCGCCATGCTGTCGTACTCCAACTTCGGCTCCGTCGACGACGGCTCCCCACAGACCTCTCGGGAGGCCGTCGAACGGCTCCACGCCGACGACGGCGTCGACTTCCCCGTCGACGGGGAGATGCAGGCCGACACTGCCGTCGTCCAGGACATCCTACGTGACACCTACGAGTTCTCCGAGCTGAACGAGCCCGCGAACGTCCTGATCTTCCCCAACCTGGAGTCCGGCAACATCGGCTACAAGCTGCTCCAACGCCTCGGCGGTGCCGAGGCCATCGGCCCCATGCTCGTCGGGATGGACGAACCCGTCCACGTCCTCCAGCGCGGCGACGAGGTGAAAGACATCGTCAACCTGGCCGGAGTGGCCGTAGTAGACGCCCAATAG
- a CDS encoding M24 family metallopeptidase — MTVEFDTDERERRLEALLAAEDADEVWLGRPDSFAWATGGADSRVSRAAGVGEAAVGYHGDGDWTVLTNEIESERLAVEQLPAALSMSVVADPWYETDLAGAVAARATDDALADFPVAGTTEIDPTRLRLRLSAADRERYRRLGGEVAAGVERVCRQLQPEDTEREVASALQVGLSGRGIDTPVVLVGGSERAPAYRHPTPTTEQLGSYALVAVTARRGGLSVSLTRTVAFDPPTWLCDRHSAAQQVETAALAATRRVATHRESATAETEPGRAGTVFDAIESAYADAGHRGEWREHHQGGATGYAGREWIATPDSDAPVVSPAAYAWNPTVEGAKSEDTAIVDGETVEPVTTTGDWPTTTVTVDGLSLERPDVLSV, encoded by the coding sequence GTGACAGTCGAGTTCGACACGGACGAACGCGAGCGGCGACTGGAGGCGTTGCTCGCGGCCGAGGACGCAGACGAGGTCTGGCTGGGTCGGCCGGACAGCTTCGCGTGGGCAACCGGCGGGGCCGACAGCCGCGTCTCCCGCGCGGCAGGGGTCGGCGAGGCGGCGGTCGGCTACCACGGGGACGGGGACTGGACCGTCCTGACGAACGAGATCGAGAGCGAACGACTGGCGGTCGAGCAACTGCCGGCGGCGCTGTCGATGTCCGTCGTCGCGGACCCGTGGTACGAGACGGATCTGGCGGGCGCCGTCGCCGCCCGGGCGACCGACGACGCGCTCGCGGACTTCCCGGTCGCCGGCACGACGGAGATCGACCCGACGCGGCTCCGACTCCGCCTGTCGGCGGCGGACCGCGAGCGCTACCGCCGGCTCGGCGGCGAGGTCGCGGCCGGAGTCGAACGGGTGTGTCGACAGCTCCAGCCGGAGGACACGGAACGCGAGGTCGCAAGCGCGCTCCAGGTGGGGTTGTCCGGCCGCGGGATCGACACGCCGGTCGTCCTCGTCGGCGGCAGCGAGCGCGCGCCGGCGTACCGACACCCGACGCCGACGACCGAGCAGTTGGGGTCGTACGCGCTCGTCGCCGTCACGGCGCGCCGCGGGGGGCTGTCCGTCAGTCTCACCCGGACGGTCGCGTTCGATCCGCCAACTTGGCTCTGTGATCGCCACAGCGCCGCCCAGCAGGTGGAGACGGCGGCGCTGGCGGCGACGCGCCGGGTCGCGACCCACCGCGAGTCGGCGACGGCGGAGACGGAGCCGGGCCGCGCCGGCACGGTGTTCGACGCGATCGAGTCGGCGTACGCCGACGCCGGCCACCGGGGGGAGTGGCGTGAACACCACCAGGGCGGCGCGACGGGCTACGCCGGCCGAGAGTGGATCGCGACGCCCGACAGCGACGCCCCCGTCGTCTCCCCGGCGGCGTACGCCTGGAACCCGACGGTCGAGGGCGCGAAGAGCGAGGACACTGCCATCGTCGACGGAGAGACGGTGGAGCCGGTGACGACGACCGGCGACTGGCCGACGACGACCGTGACTGTCGACGGCCTGTCGCTGGAACGGCCGGACGTGTTGTCGGTGTAG
- a CDS encoding COX15/CtaA family protein, which yields MDWPEWLTFRRYVAAATGMAGLLIALGIYTAASGSGLACAQQWPLCDGGVLPQTIPSFVEWFHRLWAMITGFVIFGAAVWAWRADLPRVTTAATLTAAVLTPLQAVFGAVTVTLEGAVPGGYSAPVHAAHFLTGTTIFLGLTYAALTSAETRVPDRRARVRLATRTAVVGVGVSLLLSRALPFVQFGPWAQAGFYLAALTTLGALVAAVRWLGALGRGRLRAAAGLAAVAHAGAMLLGRDLVYYAETVELLNLVFALVAAALVAGTAWSVETEDGGRADRARAPTDD from the coding sequence ATGGACTGGCCAGAGTGGCTCACCTTCAGGCGGTACGTCGCGGCGGCGACCGGGATGGCTGGACTCCTGATCGCGCTCGGGATCTACACCGCCGCCTCCGGCTCCGGGCTGGCGTGCGCCCAGCAGTGGCCGTTGTGTGACGGCGGCGTCCTCCCGCAGACGATCCCCTCCTTCGTGGAGTGGTTCCACAGACTCTGGGCGATGATCACCGGGTTCGTGATCTTCGGCGCCGCGGTCTGGGCGTGGCGGGCGGATCTCCCCCGGGTGACGACGGCGGCGACGCTGACGGCAGCCGTCCTCACCCCGTTGCAGGCGGTGTTCGGCGCGGTGACGGTGACGCTGGAGGGGGCGGTCCCCGGCGGCTACTCCGCGCCCGTCCACGCGGCGCACTTCCTCACCGGGACGACGATCTTCCTCGGACTGACGTACGCGGCGCTGACGAGCGCCGAGACGCGAGTGCCCGACCGACGCGCCCGCGTCCGGCTGGCCACTCGGACGGCCGTCGTCGGCGTCGGCGTGTCGCTGCTGTTGTCGCGCGCGCTCCCGTTCGTCCAGTTCGGGCCGTGGGCACAGGCGGGCTTCTACCTCGCCGCGCTGACGACGCTGGGGGCGCTCGTCGCCGCCGTGCGGTGGCTGGGGGCGCTGGGGCGCGGTCGGCTCCGCGCCGCGGCGGGGCTCGCGGCCGTCGCCCACGCCGGCGCGATGCTGCTGGGGCGTGATCTCGTCTACTACGCCGAGACGGTGGAACTGCTCAACCTCGTGTTCGCGCTCGTGGCGGCCGCGCTCGTCGCCGGCACCGCCTGGAGCGTGGAGACGGAAGACGGCGGTCGCGCCGACCGGGCGCGGGCGCCGACGGACGACTAA
- a CDS encoding HIT domain-containing protein: protein MEQVFAPWRIEWIRREDHEDAVDGCPFCVLPARDDDRASRIVARSPHSFVICNNAPYNPGHVMVIPDAHEGDYAALSPAVVADHARLKQATFDAVRAALDPNGLNAGLNHGGDAAGGSIDDHVHTHVVPRYTGDTNFMPVISDTTVIVEAIDETYDLLREAFAELPCGQRPDDEDAAVEVSFE from the coding sequence ATGGAACAGGTGTTCGCGCCCTGGCGGATCGAGTGGATTCGGCGGGAGGACCACGAGGACGCGGTGGACGGCTGTCCGTTCTGCGTCCTGCCGGCCCGCGACGACGACCGGGCGAGTCGGATCGTGGCCCGGTCACCCCACTCGTTCGTGATCTGCAACAACGCCCCGTACAACCCTGGCCACGTCATGGTGATCCCGGACGCCCACGAAGGAGACTACGCCGCGCTCTCGCCGGCGGTCGTCGCGGACCACGCCCGGCTGAAGCAGGCGACGTTCGACGCCGTCCGCGCGGCGTTGGACCCGAACGGGCTCAACGCCGGACTCAACCACGGCGGCGACGCCGCCGGCGGCTCTATCGACGACCACGTCCACACCCACGTCGTCCCGCGGTACACCGGCGACACCAACTTCATGCCGGTGATCTCGGACACGACGGTGATCGTGGAGGCGATCGACGAGACGTACGACCTCCTCCGGGAGGCGTTCGCGGAGTTGCCGTGTGGCCAGCGGCCGGACGACGAGGACGCGGCCGTCGAGGTGTCGTTCGAGTGA
- the map gene encoding type II methionyl aminopeptidase: protein MTEFDEAALESHREAGEVLTTVMGETREMIEPGVTHLEVAEYAEDRVRELGDGLAFPVNVSVDAEASHATPAREDETEFDDEMVCLDIGVHVDGYIADAAVTVDLSETPELVEAAEEALAAAVEAAGPGVPVGEIGAEIEDVIEAYDYTPVYNLSGHGVQRFDAHTGPNVPNRGVDRSVELEPGQAVAIEPFATDGRGKVGEGSKEEIFELVEDRSVRNRSARQALEQIREFDGLPFAARALDTSRAEMALRRLTQQGIVKGYPVLTEEPGRLVSQAEHTILVREDGIEVTTRGLFE, encoded by the coding sequence ATGACCGAGTTCGACGAAGCGGCGTTGGAGAGCCACCGCGAGGCCGGCGAAGTGCTCACCACGGTGATGGGGGAGACGCGGGAGATGATCGAGCCGGGCGTCACCCACCTGGAGGTCGCGGAGTACGCGGAAGACCGGGTGCGAGAGCTGGGCGACGGGCTGGCGTTCCCGGTGAACGTGAGCGTCGACGCGGAAGCGAGCCACGCGACACCGGCACGCGAAGACGAGACGGAGTTCGACGACGAGATGGTGTGTCTGGACATCGGCGTCCACGTCGACGGCTACATCGCGGACGCGGCGGTGACGGTGGATCTCTCGGAGACGCCGGAGCTGGTCGAGGCCGCCGAGGAGGCGCTGGCCGCCGCAGTCGAGGCCGCCGGCCCGGGGGTGCCAGTCGGCGAGATCGGGGCCGAGATCGAGGACGTGATCGAGGCGTACGACTACACCCCGGTGTACAATCTCTCGGGCCACGGCGTCCAACGGTTCGACGCCCACACGGGGCCGAACGTGCCGAACCGCGGGGTCGACCGCTCCGTCGAGCTAGAGCCCGGCCAGGCGGTCGCCATCGAGCCGTTCGCCACAGACGGCCGCGGCAAGGTGGGTGAGGGGTCGAAAGAGGAGATTTTCGAACTCGTGGAGGATCGGTCCGTCCGGAACCGGTCGGCCCGCCAGGCGTTAGAACAGATCCGAGAGTTCGACGGACTGCCGTTCGCGGCGCGGGCGCTCGACACCTCGCGGGCGGAGATGGCGCTGCGCCGACTGACCCAACAGGGGATCGTGAAGGGGTACCCGGTGTTGACGGAGGAGCCGGGGCGGCTCGTCAGCCAGGCGGAACACACCATCCTCGTCCGGGAGGACGGGATCGAGGTGACGACCCGCGGGCTATTCGAGTGA